CGAAAATAATGATGCTAACAATAATCGAAATATATAAGGCATTGAGATCATTAAAGTATTTTGAATTATGGTTTACAACTAAACCATTAGGTAGTATACCAAGCGTAATAAGCGGGATTCTCTGCATTATCCCCCACGGCAACACCCAAAATAAACTCTTCAATGTTAAAAACAAGACACAAATGACTGATAATACTAAGTTTATTAATATTGATACGAACACACCAAAGTATCGAGTTAATAAAAAGTTGAGCGGTATCAATGGTAGAGATACTACATACATCAACAATATTGTCACCAATAACAACATAGCATTAACCGGATGTGGATTAATAATTAGGTCACCTATATAAGCAATAATAAATACTAAAAAGCAATGTACCAAAAATGCTATTGATAAAATGAAAATCTTTGCTCTTATTTCTTTTGTAATCGACCAATTATTACTTAAGTAATAATTAAATGATTTATTTCTCATTTCAATTTTAAATAACGAATTACAAGCCATACATAATACAATCGGGATGAAAGCAATTGGCCAAATATTAAATAGTAAAGTTATATATGGTGACACACTATTCGCTGTTCCCGTATTACTTTTGGCGAATAAGACTGTGAAAATAGCAAAACAAAGAAATACCAGCGGACTTATTAATAAAACATACATACTGAAAGAATTTTTAAATTTGATACCTTCTATCTTTAAATGTATCATTTGTAATCACCTTTCGTTATTTTGAAGAATATCTCTTCTAAGTTTTCATCTTTGTTATTTCTTTGCTGATATTTTAGCTCACCCTCATGAATAATACCGATATGATCTGCTAAAACTTGGATTTCAGATAAAATGTGACTTGAAATAATAATACTAGTACCTTGTTCTGTTAATAATTTTAGAAGTTCTCTAAGTTCTTGGATTCCATATGGGTCTAAA
The genomic region above belongs to Staphylococcus aureus and contains:
- a CDS encoding lantibiotic immunity ABC transporter MutE/EpiE family permease subunit — translated: MIHLKIEGIKFKNSFSMYVLLISPLVFLCFAIFTVLFAKSNTGTANSVSPYITLLFNIWPIAFIPIVLCMACNSLFKIEMRNKSFNYYLSNNWSITKEIRAKIFILSIAFLVHCFLVFIIAYIGDLIINPHPVNAMLLLVTILLMYVVSLPLIPLNFLLTRYFGVFVSILINLVLSVICVLFLTLKSLFWVLPWGIMQRIPLITLGILPNGLVVNHNSKYFNDLNALYISIIVSIIIFAIVTFLNNKKSWRLK